In Legionella spiritensis, the following proteins share a genomic window:
- the hspQ gene encoding heat shock protein HspQ yields the protein MIKTAKFNVGEFVIHQQHGYRAIIIDVDPVFQASGHYNPQACKRPFASRNPWYRLLVDKSSHISYVEECHLARDMDTHNIENPNVSQYLIEKQGNFHRNSKCH from the coding sequence ATGATAAAAACAGCAAAATTCAACGTCGGTGAATTCGTCATACATCAACAGCATGGTTATCGCGCCATCATTATTGATGTTGATCCTGTTTTTCAGGCTTCCGGACATTATAATCCCCAGGCATGCAAGCGTCCTTTTGCTTCTCGCAACCCCTGGTACCGGCTGTTAGTCGACAAAAGCAGTCATATTTCTTATGTAGAGGAATGTCATTTGGCCAGGGACATGGATACGCACAACATTGAAAACCCCAATGTTTCTCAGTATCTGATTGAAAAACAAGGGAATTTTCATAGGAACAGCAAATGCCATTAA
- a CDS encoding ferredoxin reductase domain-containing protein, which produces MSVVRTKAQVEHIMPLTDSIIELILAPQTYVDYQAGQYLKIHSGEEHFSYSIANAPLGSHKYELHIRHDPVNPYNQPLFDEIKRQGEVLLSLPYGDCHINQLDRNKPILFIAGGTGFSPVKAIIEQLLATGDTRYFALYWGARSQSDLYMDEKVMQWQAHVSRFRYVSLLPRHNKETLAALVIADYQERLLDYQVVLGGPFDMVYATRDALIRYGVPRSSLFSDAFSFE; this is translated from the coding sequence ATGAGTGTGGTGCGGACAAAGGCTCAAGTAGAGCATATTATGCCATTGACCGATAGTATTATTGAACTGATTCTTGCTCCGCAAACTTATGTGGATTATCAGGCAGGTCAGTATCTGAAGATTCACTCCGGTGAGGAACATTTCAGCTATTCCATCGCCAATGCCCCGTTGGGTTCCCATAAATACGAATTGCATATTCGTCATGATCCGGTTAATCCCTATAATCAACCTCTTTTCGACGAGATCAAACGACAAGGGGAAGTATTGCTGTCCCTACCCTACGGTGATTGCCATATTAATCAGCTAGATAGAAACAAACCCATTCTTTTTATTGCCGGCGGTACCGGTTTTTCACCTGTCAAGGCCATAATAGAACAATTACTTGCAACCGGAGATACCAGGTATTTTGCCCTTTACTGGGGAGCCCGGTCGCAAAGTGATTTGTATATGGATGAAAAAGTAATGCAATGGCAGGCTCATGTGAGCCGCTTCAGGTATGTTTCATTATTGCCGCGCCATAATAAAGAGACTCTGGCCGCATTGGTTATCGCGGATTACCAGGAACGTTTGCTTGATTATCAGGTGGTACTTGGCGGTCCTTTTGATATGGTTTACGCAACTCGTGACGCTCTAATACGTTATGGCGTGCCTCGGAGCTCCCTGTTTTCCGACGCGTTCAGTTTTGAATAA
- the ubiD gene encoding 4-hydroxy-3-polyprenylbenzoate decarboxylase codes for MKYADLRDFMTQLESQGLLQRIDYPVSPCLEMTVVSDRVLRAGGPALLFTHPKDASMPVLTNLFGTVERVAMGMGEDSVTALREVGKLLAALKEPEPPRGFKDAFNKLPLLKQALNMAPRYVGNAPCQTIVREYDEVDLGCLPIQTCWPGDAAPLITWGLVTTRGPEQARENMGIYRQQVIGKNKLIMRWLSHRGGALDFQAWQQAFPGERFPVAVTLGADPATILAAVTPVPDSLSEYAFAGLLRGQRTQLTQCLGSDLHVPASAEIILEGYLEPGVEAPEGPFGDHTGYYNEVQSFPVLTVERLTHRPNPVYHSTYTGRPPDEPAILGVALNEVFIPLLQKQFPEIVDFYLPPEGCSYRLAVVTIKKQYPGHAKRVMMAVWSFLRQFMYTKFVIVCDDDVDARNWQDVVWAMTTRMDPARDTVMVENTPIDYLDFASPVSGLGSKMGMDATGKWPGETQREWGKPIEMDENVLRTVADYWDKLGLSK; via the coding sequence ATGAAATATGCGGATTTGCGTGATTTTATGACGCAGCTGGAATCACAAGGCTTGTTACAACGTATTGACTACCCCGTCTCACCTTGTCTCGAGATGACGGTGGTGAGCGACAGGGTTTTACGTGCCGGAGGGCCGGCCTTGCTGTTTACCCACCCCAAAGATGCGTCCATGCCGGTATTGACCAATTTATTCGGCACTGTGGAGCGGGTTGCCATGGGCATGGGAGAAGACAGCGTTACCGCTCTGCGGGAAGTGGGTAAATTACTGGCCGCCTTGAAAGAGCCGGAACCGCCCAGGGGATTTAAAGACGCGTTTAATAAGCTGCCCTTATTGAAACAGGCGTTAAATATGGCGCCCAGATACGTCGGTAACGCCCCCTGCCAGACTATTGTCAGGGAATATGATGAAGTGGATCTGGGTTGCCTGCCCATCCAGACCTGCTGGCCAGGGGATGCGGCACCGCTGATTACCTGGGGGTTGGTCACGACCCGGGGGCCGGAACAGGCCCGTGAAAATATGGGTATTTATCGTCAGCAGGTGATTGGTAAAAACAAATTGATCATGCGCTGGTTGTCTCACCGTGGCGGTGCTTTGGATTTCCAGGCCTGGCAACAGGCTTTTCCCGGTGAGCGCTTTCCGGTGGCGGTGACTTTGGGCGCTGATCCGGCAACCATTCTGGCGGCGGTTACACCCGTTCCCGACAGTTTATCCGAATACGCGTTCGCTGGTCTTTTACGCGGCCAGCGTACGCAATTAACTCAATGTCTGGGCAGTGATCTTCATGTGCCGGCCAGCGCCGAAATTATTCTGGAAGGTTATCTGGAGCCCGGCGTGGAAGCGCCCGAAGGCCCTTTTGGTGATCATACGGGCTATTACAATGAAGTGCAGTCTTTTCCCGTATTGACCGTAGAGCGTCTGACCCACCGGCCTAATCCTGTTTATCACAGCACCTATACCGGCCGTCCACCTGATGAGCCTGCTATTTTAGGTGTCGCGCTCAATGAAGTGTTTATCCCCCTGTTACAAAAGCAATTTCCAGAGATTGTGGATTTTTATCTGCCGCCGGAGGGTTGTTCCTACCGTTTGGCGGTTGTTACCATCAAAAAGCAATACCCGGGTCATGCAAAACGTGTGATGATGGCGGTATGGTCTTTCCTTCGCCAGTTTATGTATACCAAATTTGTAATTGTCTGCGATGATGATGTGGATGCGCGTAACTGGCAGGATGTTGTCTGGGCAATGACTACCCGCATGGATCCTGCAAGGGATACGGTTATGGTGGAAAACACGCCCATCGATTATCTCGATTTTGCTTCCCCGGTTTCGGGTCTTGGGTCTAAAATGGGCATGGATGCGACCGGTAAATGGCCAGGCGAAACACAACGGGAGTGGGGAAAACCGATTGAAATGGATGAAAACGTGCTGCGAACAGTAGCGGATTATTGGGATAAACTGGGGTTGTCGAAATGA